One region of Prosthecobacter debontii genomic DNA includes:
- a CDS encoding putative polyvalent protein kinase domain-containing protein has product MNQVELPAGFGQTRGSEHEVWFSKDGRAIKATHPGEYGRLFGPDRFATLEQYLERIRLTVDLFGLDWRIHGIHGFERNVRVVTSQPIFLGKPATRQEITEFMKKRRFVFHRTRFGDAWYRHEDNVLVADAEPKNVVHGVEGLAPIDVIVCRPSAELLKAANI; this is encoded by the coding sequence GCTTCCAGCAGGTTTTGGACAAACCCGGGGCTCCGAACATGAGGTTTGGTTTTCGAAAGATGGGCGCGCTATCAAAGCGACTCATCCAGGAGAGTATGGGAGGTTGTTTGGTCCTGATCGATTTGCGACTCTGGAGCAATATCTGGAGCGAATCCGACTTACCGTGGATCTTTTCGGTCTCGATTGGAGGATTCACGGCATTCACGGTTTTGAACGGAATGTCCGCGTGGTCACCAGTCAGCCCATTTTCCTTGGCAAACCAGCTACACGACAAGAGATCACTGAGTTCATGAAAAAACGACGCTTCGTATTTCATCGGACGAGATTTGGAGATGCTTGGTATCGGCATGAGGACAACGTCTTAGTGGCCGACGCTGAGCCAAAGAACGTGGTGCATGGCGTCGAGGGTCTCGCACCGATTGATGTGATTGTATGCAGGCCGTCGGCAGAACTCTTGAAGGCTGCAAACATCTAA
- a CDS encoding RtcB family protein — protein MTSPFHITGEAEAFLPARDNKGKPITVIGTDAIRSTFDQICIDQALNSRSAPGVTDLVLNPDAHAGYGAPVGCVMASPTHIYPGPVGVDIKCSMSLLQMNIPADEMIDKSVRRRVIEAIISRTPTGAGRGQREAKKSRRVSADLGVQVCTEGASKAVCEALGIPPEWALRCEDSQHYGHDGNTSTLHERLDKLRAFNAFPNFESKMMQLGSYGGGNHFGECEIVQLSDEPAMRATADVFGLKDNHVAFLSHCGSRGFGNMLAQRQFKVLEGFFQRWGLAYPGGDRQLVYAPLGTPEADAYLDDMALGANFATVNHMLINALVLEAFQEVLPGTTGQLVYFISHNIARQEVVDNQLSWVHRKGATRAFPGGHHALKDTPFAATGHPILLPGNPRDGSVVMVAKPDAVKSCYSVNHGAGRCMGRKAAARALDQATVDADFESNDILFNARKYPIDEAPNAYKNFQEVLRSVESAGLAQQVCKLKARFVIKDAAEADD, from the coding sequence ATGACCTCCCCCTTCCATATCACTGGTGAAGCCGAAGCTTTCCTCCCAGCTCGCGATAACAAAGGTAAACCGATCACAGTGATCGGGACCGATGCCATCCGATCCACCTTTGACCAGATCTGCATTGATCAGGCGCTGAACTCGCGCTCGGCTCCAGGTGTGACGGATCTCGTGCTGAACCCCGACGCGCATGCCGGTTACGGGGCGCCTGTGGGATGTGTGATGGCTTCACCAACGCATATCTATCCAGGCCCTGTGGGGGTGGATATCAAGTGCTCCATGTCACTGCTGCAGATGAACATCCCGGCCGATGAGATGATCGATAAGTCGGTCCGTCGCCGAGTGATCGAAGCCATCATTTCACGCACGCCGACAGGGGCCGGACGCGGCCAGCGTGAGGCAAAAAAGTCCCGTCGTGTGTCCGCGGACCTCGGCGTGCAAGTATGCACGGAAGGCGCGAGCAAAGCTGTGTGTGAGGCCCTTGGAATCCCTCCGGAATGGGCACTGCGTTGTGAAGACAGCCAGCACTATGGGCATGATGGAAACACCTCCACGCTCCACGAGCGCCTGGATAAGTTGCGTGCCTTCAATGCCTTCCCGAACTTTGAAAGCAAAATGATGCAGCTCGGATCTTACGGAGGTGGAAACCACTTCGGTGAGTGCGAGATCGTGCAGCTCAGCGATGAGCCAGCCATGCGTGCCACGGCGGATGTTTTTGGCCTCAAAGACAACCATGTAGCCTTCCTGAGCCACTGCGGATCTCGTGGGTTCGGGAACATGCTGGCTCAGCGTCAGTTCAAGGTGCTTGAAGGTTTCTTCCAGCGTTGGGGTCTGGCTTATCCAGGGGGTGACCGTCAACTCGTGTATGCGCCTCTGGGAACGCCGGAGGCCGATGCGTATCTCGATGACATGGCTCTCGGGGCGAACTTCGCCACCGTGAACCATATGCTCATCAATGCGCTGGTGCTGGAGGCTTTCCAGGAAGTGCTGCCAGGAACGACCGGTCAACTGGTGTACTTCATCAGCCATAACATCGCGCGTCAGGAGGTGGTGGATAACCAACTCTCCTGGGTGCATCGAAAAGGGGCGACCCGTGCTTTCCCTGGAGGTCACCATGCACTGAAGGACACGCCTTTTGCCGCCACCGGTCATCCGATCCTGCTGCCTGGAAATCCGCGCGATGGCTCCGTGGTGATGGTGGCCAAGCCGGACGCCGTGAAGAGCTGCTACAGTGTGAACCACGGTGCCGGTCGCTGCATGGGACGTAAAGCCGCCGCTCGTGCGCTGGATCAGGCCACGGTGGATGCCGACTTCGAGTCTAACGACATCCTCTTCAACGCCCGCAAGTATCCGATTGATGAAGCCCCTAACGCCTACAAGAACTTCCAGGAAGTGCTGCGTAGCGTGGAGTCTGCCGGTCTGGCTCAGCAGGTGTGTAAACTGAAGGCGCGCTTTGTGATCAAGGACGCGGCGGAGGCGGATGATTGA
- a CDS encoding vWA domain-containing protein → MANKSLFQSIVGALAPKADTRNESGGQGYSFTPRHALAQYAATGCLNATFYASAEDQLAKVLQLCEKVPTDFIARTALHCREKGFMKDVPALLCAVLAARDAERLELIFPRVINDAKMLRNFVQILRSGVTGRKSLGSLPKRLVRRWFETRNDEAIFRADVGQSPSVADIIKMVHPRPGTPAREALYGYLIGRKHDVEALPALIREFEAWKSAPEGNPPEVPFQMLTALPLTTEQWQEIARHAPWQMTRMNLNTFARHGVFTSKDLTRLIASRLRSEDQIRRSRVLPYQLMAAYHNVSADVPHEVKEALQDAMEIAISNVPQVTGKVVVAPDVSGSMHSAMTGIRKGATSKIRCIDIAALISAAFLRQNRDAEVLPFETNVVRVALNPRDSVMTNAQKLASLPCGGTNCSAVLIDLNARKVQADLVIYVSDNESWMDTPQHGRFGGSPTRTMSEWMKFKERNPKARLVCLDIQPYATTQVQERPDVLNIGGFSDSVFDIIASFAQGTLGADHWVGEIEKISL, encoded by the coding sequence ATGGCCAACAAATCACTCTTCCAGTCCATCGTCGGAGCGCTCGCTCCCAAGGCTGATACCCGTAATGAGTCGGGAGGCCAGGGATACTCGTTCACTCCTCGCCATGCTCTGGCTCAGTATGCAGCGACGGGATGTCTCAATGCCACCTTCTATGCCTCCGCCGAGGATCAGCTCGCTAAAGTGCTGCAGCTCTGTGAAAAGGTCCCGACGGACTTCATTGCCCGCACGGCGCTGCATTGTCGCGAGAAAGGGTTCATGAAGGATGTGCCAGCGCTCCTTTGCGCCGTGCTTGCAGCCCGCGATGCAGAGCGTCTCGAACTGATCTTCCCGCGTGTCATTAACGACGCCAAGATGCTGCGGAACTTCGTGCAGATTCTGCGCTCCGGTGTGACGGGGCGTAAGTCGCTCGGTTCTCTGCCCAAGCGCCTCGTGCGCCGCTGGTTCGAAACCCGCAACGATGAAGCGATCTTCCGTGCTGACGTGGGGCAGTCTCCTTCGGTGGCTGACATCATCAAGATGGTGCACCCACGTCCGGGAACGCCTGCCCGTGAGGCTCTGTATGGATACCTCATTGGTCGTAAACATGATGTGGAGGCTCTGCCTGCCCTGATCCGCGAGTTCGAGGCATGGAAGAGTGCTCCCGAGGGAAATCCTCCGGAGGTGCCTTTCCAGATGCTCACCGCACTGCCTTTGACCACGGAGCAATGGCAGGAGATCGCCCGGCATGCGCCTTGGCAGATGACTCGGATGAACCTGAACACCTTTGCTCGTCATGGTGTGTTCACGAGCAAGGACCTCACCCGACTCATTGCCAGCCGTCTGCGTAGCGAGGACCAGATTCGCCGCTCGCGTGTGTTGCCGTACCAGCTCATGGCTGCTTATCACAATGTGTCGGCCGATGTGCCGCATGAGGTGAAAGAAGCCCTGCAAGATGCGATGGAGATTGCCATCTCGAACGTACCTCAAGTGACCGGAAAGGTGGTGGTGGCACCCGATGTGTCGGGCTCCATGCACTCGGCGATGACGGGTATCCGCAAAGGGGCCACGAGCAAGATCCGCTGCATTGACATCGCGGCTTTGATCTCGGCGGCTTTCCTCCGCCAGAATCGGGATGCCGAGGTGCTGCCTTTTGAAACTAACGTGGTGCGTGTGGCCTTGAACCCACGCGACTCGGTGATGACGAATGCGCAAAAGCTGGCTTCACTGCCTTGCGGTGGAACGAACTGCAGCGCGGTGCTTATCGATCTCAATGCCCGTAAGGTGCAGGCGGATCTGGTGATCTATGTCTCGGACAACGAATCCTGGATGGATACGCCGCAGCACGGTCGTTTCGGTGGATCGCCGACGCGCACAATGAGCGAGTGGATGAAGTTCAAAGAACGGAATCCCAAAGCTCGTCTCGTGTGTCTGGATATCCAACCCTACGCCACGACCCAGGTGCAGGAGCGGCCCGATGTGCTGAACATCGGAGGCTTCTCGGATTCGGTCTTCGACATCATCGCATCTTTTGCTCAAGGAACCTTGGGCGCGGATCATTGGGTGGGCGAGATCGAAAAGATCTCTCTCTGA